A window of the Acipenser ruthenus chromosome 30, fAciRut3.2 maternal haplotype, whole genome shotgun sequence genome harbors these coding sequences:
- the LOC117964393 gene encoding guanine nucleotide-binding protein G(t) subunit alpha-2 → MGSGASAEDKELAKRSKDLEKQLKVDADKEAKTVKLLLLGAGESGKSTIVKQMKIIHQDGFSKEECLMFKTIIYGNILQSILAIVRGMQTLGINYGDSSKADDGRTLNNLADSIEEGTMPPELVKVILSLWGDTGIQACFERAAEYQLNDSAAYYLNQLDRITKADYLPNEQDVLRSRVKTTGIIEEQFSYKDVHFRMFDVGGQRSERKKWIHCFEGVTCIIFCGALSAYDMVLVEDDEVNRMHESLHLFNSICNHKFFAATSIVLFLNKKDLFEEKVKKTHLSICFPDYDGPNTYEDASNYIKIQFLDLNMRKGIKEIYSHMTCATDTENVNIVFNAVTDIIIKENLKDCGLF, encoded by the exons ATGGGAAGCGGAGCGAGCGCAGAAGACAAGGAGCTGGCTAAGCGCTCCAAGGATCTGGAGAAGCAGCTCAAGGTGGACGCTGACAAAGAAGCCAAGACtgtgaagctgctgctgctgg GGGCTGGTGAATCGGGGAAAAGCACCATTGTCAAGCAGATGaa AATTATCCATCAAGACGGCTTCTCGAAGGAAGAGTGTCTGATGTTCAAGACGATCATCTACGGAAACATCCTGCAATCCATCCTGGCTATCGTCCGGGGCATGCAGACCCTGGGAATCAACTACGGGGACTCCTCCAAAGCG GATGACGGGCGCACGTTGAATAACCTGGCAGACTCCATCGAGGAGGGCACCATGCCCCCGGAGCTGGTGAAAGTCATTCTGAGTCTGTGGGGGGACACGGGGATACAGGCGTGTTTCGAAAGGGCTGCAGAATACCAGCTCAACGACTCTGCTGCTTA CTACCTCAACCAGTTAGACAGAATCACGAAAGCAGACTACCTCCCCAATGAGCAGGACGTACTGCGGTCAAGAGTGAAGACCACGGGTATCATCGAAGAGCAGTTCTCCTACAAGGATGTGCACTTCAG AATGTTTGACGTGGGAGGGCAGAGGTCAGAGCGCAAGAAATGGATCCACTGTTTCGAAGGGGTGACCTGCATTATCTTCTGCGGAGCTCTCAGCGCCTATGACATGGTCTTGGTAGAAGATGATGAAGTG AACCGCATGCACGAGAGCCTGCATCTGTTCAACAGCATCTGCAACCACAAGTTCTTCGCAGCCACCTCCATCGTGCTCTTCCTCAACAAGAAGGATCTTTTCGAGGAGAAGGTCAAGAAAACccatctcagcatctgcttccccgACTACGACG GTCCCAACACATACGAAGACGCCAGTAACTACATTAAGATCCAGTTCCTGGACCTTAACATGCGGAAAGGCATCAAAGAAATCTACTCACACATGACCTGTGCCACGGACACAGAGAACGTCAATATCGTGTTCAACGCCGTGACAGACATCATCATCAAAGAAAACCTCAAGGACTGTGGTCTCTTCTAG